Genomic DNA from Nitrosarchaeum koreense MY1:
AGATCTTGTTTTTCATATCTCAGACTCTTTGCAGTTGTGCCTTCTTGTAGAGTCAGTGAGAATTTCTGCAACATTGATTTATTTTCTTTAGAGATTTTAGATGTCAAAATAACTTCATTTAGAGTTTTAGACTGTTGAGATAATATGGTGATATCTATCTTGTCTGTGTTTTTTGCTAAAGAAATTTTACTAGTCAGTTCATTCTTAATTTTATCTAAAATTTTAGTTAAGGAAAGATCAGATTCCATACAATACTAGTTGTTTACTAGTTAATTAATCTAAGACATTCGGAAATTCAAGAAATGTCAGAATAGAAAGATGAACTTTTTTCATGAATTCTTCATTGTTGTTCTGTGAATCATGCAATCTGAATTAATCTAGTTTTTATCATTCTAAAAATAATTATAACATTATTTGATTCTAATTGAATTTTAGTTGAGATTATAATTTACCCAAAAAGGGAAAGATTATTTTTCTGTTTTAACCGGTTCTTCTTTTTTAACTTCTTTTTTTGGATCATTGCCTACAGTTATTGTGGCAGATGTATCGGTCTTGATTTTTTCTTGATTTTCCATGTCTATATAGATATCACACCTAATATATATTCAGTTATAAAATTTATAGAAAAATTAAAAATATATAGATATTTAGGCATAAAATAAAAAAATAAACTTTAACGTGAATAAAATAGAATAATAGGTTATTGAATGATAATGCTAATTTACGAACGAAAAGAGTTTAGAATCTAATCTTTTTTCTCTTTATCATTTTCTGTCTTCATTTTTCTGTTGCTTTCATTATCTGTCCACGTTTATACTCGTTGTAATACCCAATACACGCATTAAGCTCTTTTAAGAAATCCTTATCTTCAAAATCTCCCTTTTCCAAATCTACCCAATACGTAAGAATATCCTGTTTCAATAATGCCAGCGTTTTTTCTTGCATGATTGTTGTTAGTTTACCTAGCATACATACTTAAGGATAAAATGATTTTAGTCACGAAAAGAGTTTAGAATCTGATTTCAATCCCTGTTCTCTAATTGTACCCATTCTTGTTCAGGATTCTCTAATTGGTTCCATTTGCCTTGAATTATTTTTATTATGCTTTTTTTATTTTTTATAAACTCTATACATTTTTAGAAAATCTTGATAATCATGGGAACAATGGAGTGCGTTTCTGAAGAATTAAAATTCTAAATGCTAAGAAAATTTATCTAAAAGAATCCCATATAATACTAGGTATGAAAGAGGCAGATGTAAAGGAAGCACTGGAGATGCTTGCAACTTGGGCTGACGTCACAAGGACAAAAATTGCCGAGCTTCAAGAAGCACTAAGAAATATCACATCACTTGTTGAGATGCGACGATACGAATCGCTACTAAATAATGAATTAAACGACATCAAAAACATCGAGCGTCTTATCCAATTAATTCAGTCTGACTAGCCAAACCCTTAAGTTTGTTCCATTATTCCATGTCCTATTGAGTGAACCACAACGAAGATCAAAGGTATGGTATGTCTTGCCAATTATTTTTGGAATTATTGGAGGTCTAGTTTCATACTTTATTGTAAAGAAAGAAGATCCAAAATTAGGAAAAAACTGTCTCATTGTTGGCGTTATTCATTTTATCATCGATGTCACTATTGGAATTATCATGATGATGTTTTCTGAATCTGTTCATTTAATGTAATTTTTAACAATTGCAAAATCTTTAAGTCCAGAATTTTCCAAAAATTAGTAAATTGGATTTTGAAAATGATTTAGAGGCATTGCAGACTGCTATTTCTGAGACAGAGCAAAGAATCAAAAATCTTGAGAAACATAAGGAATCTGTAACCAAAGAACTTGAAGAGTCTAACTCTGATGCCTTGGCTGAAACTCTAAGAAGACTAGAACGTAACTTGGATGATCTGCATAAAAAACTGGCATTTTTAATTTCAGAAAGAGACTCTAAAAACAAAGACATGATTTAGTTTGTATTTTCGTAACGTTTATGAAAATATGAAAACCTAAAACAACATGTCAAACATTGATCTGATAAAAAAATTCTATGACGCTTTTAAAAATAAAGACACTGAAAAATATCCTCTATTTTGCGATGAAAAAATAGAGTGGATAACAATGGATGGAATGCCAAACGGTGGAAGGTATGTCGGACTAGAAGCAATTTTTGGAGATTATTTTCCTGGCATGCTGAAAAATTTTTCAGAATTTCATGCAGTTACTGAACAGTTTTTGGATGCAGCTGATAACGTTATAGTCATTGGAAGATACCAAGGTATCTCAAAAAAAGGCAACAAGTTTGATATTCCCTTTTCACACGTTTACCAAATAAAAGACAACAAAATCATGCAATTCAGACAATTCACTGACACAAAGAAGATTCACGATTCTCTTGTTTGATTATTGGCAAAGCAATCTCTGTGATGAATAATTGATTCGTAGATAATGATAAATATATGACCTGTATATACTAGGTCGACCTAGTGATGATAACCCATATTGAGCCTACCTCGGAATTATACGAGCGTGAAAGAATAATTTTTGCATGCATAAAAAACAACCCTGAGATGCACCATAATGCTCTGCTAAAGAAGATTGTGCCAGAGTATATGGCAAAAACAACCTTTGAGAAGACCAGGGATTCGCTACTTGACAAAGAGATTATCTTTGTAGAAAAAAAGGCAAACATGAAATTTTATGTTCCGACATCAAACTATTCTACAAAATTTCAGCAGCATGTTGAAAGAATTACAAACACGGCATTTCACAATCTTAAAAACTACATAAAAAAGCTAGACGAAGACTACCGCCACAAAGACGTAAACGAAAAGATCAAAATCACAAATTCTGTACTGAAAAACCTGCTACAAACTGACAACGGATTCACACTTTTGGATTCAAACAAAAATCCAAAAAAAACTTTATACCGTGATGAGCATCTGGAAATCCAACAATTAATCTATCATGTTTTTGACATAATTCAAAATGATAAAGATCACGATACAATTTTTCCTACAGTAATGAGCTATCTTTATTCAAGTATGCCTAAAAGATATCAGGAAGTAGAATAACTTGAGACTCGTTTTTATTCTGGAGTGTTTAACCCTCTGTGAAAATGGGACTTCTTTACACTAAATTCTATATTGATTTTGAACCAACAGAGTGGAAAGAACTATCAAGCAACCCTGTAATTTTTGAAACCATTGCAAACGGCGTTTCTCTGGAGATTTATGACACGTCTCAGAATTCATACAAACTAAAATTCAGAAAAGGCGGAAAAATACAGATATTTCGAGTTGTTGGAAAATTCCGTCTAACTTGGGATGACAACGATCTCATTTTGGAAAACAAACAATAAAGTAATAATGGGATTTGTTCTAGTTTGAATAATGTCGCTGCAAGATCAAGCTAAAGAAATTCTAAATGATTTTGATAATGTTGCATCTGATAAAATCATAGAAATTCTAAACCAAATTCAACCATACCTTAAAAGCGAAATTACCCAAGATTACCTAAAAGGGAAGATTGATGGTGTTTTAGGCATGACTGATGAGGCTGAAAAGAAAAAATTCTGCAAGACTCTAAGGCCATATCTTGATTGGTATGTCCAGGGAAATGCCTAGTCTGAAAATTGATTGATTTTATCTAGTGCGTTTTTTACTAGGTCTAGGTCTTTTTTTACAAACGGCAAATCTCCGACCAGTTTTAAAAAATACTCATGTCCTGTATTTTGCGCCTTGTTGATATCTGATTCATAACATGAGAGCGCCTTTACCAGAAATGATCTGTCCTCACTTAGCGAGTTTAGAGTGATATCGTCTGATAGTGCATCTTTAATTTTTTTTGTCATCCCATCTATCTTTGGAATTGTCTTCATGGCCTCTTGCTGAAGCAGTGAGCCAAACATTGCTGATGAGTCCTTTAGCTCCGGACTGCTTCCAAGAGTTTTCAGTCTTTTTTTATAATGATTCAATGATCTTAGAATAATTTCGTATCCTCCCTCATCTTTGAGATAAATTGCACCAAGCCAAATCTTGTCTGACAATTTTTAAAGTTAAATCGCAGTCCTATTATAATTTTTGAATTGATTATTTTTGGATGATTGGCACTAGTACGATTTCTTCTTTCTATTAATATATCAGAATCACGTAAATGATTTATGAATATCAAAAATGAATTTGGTATGACCCAATTACTTGCATGCTGTCCTAATTGTAATGGCTCTGCTCTTTACTGTGGAAAAATACCAACTGCAATAAAAGAAATGGCAAACAAAGAAGTATTATTTTGCAAACAGTGCAAGTTTGTTGTTCCCGTAGAGGAATTCAAAAATATATTGGCTAGCTGTTAAAACAACTCTAGTTGGAAGTAATTCTAATCTTGTAAGTTGGGAGGTTCGTCATAGTCTTCAATGATTGGGGCTGGCTTTCTATTCATAAGATATAGTAAGAATCCTGCTATGGATACGCCTATCCCAAGCAATCCGGTAAATGTCCCTGTATGTTTTATTGCAGAAAAGAATTTTTTCTCATCAGGATCTGTAGATGATATGCCTTGCATTCCATAAAACAATATCAAACCAAACAAAATCATAATTCCGCCTGCGACAATGATTGCAGTCCCACTTTTCATTAAATTCTAAACCTTATTCCATCTAATAAATATCGACATTTTATTTTAAATTTTTGAAAAAATGTGATTGATTTTATACACCGTAATCCCTTTAACTAAAAACAACTTTTGTCTAGTATGAATATCATGCTTTTGATCTTTGTTATGATAATATCTTCTGTATCATTTAGCAGCGCAGCTTTTGCGGCAAGTTATGACATCAACATGCCGACTGGCTCTGCAAGTCCTGATGCCCCATTTTTTTGGCAAAATGAAAAATCTGGATTAGCTACTGGCGACATTGATATCTTTGTTGGAGATACTGTTGTATGGCAAAACGCAGATACTGCAAAACATACTATAACATCTGGAACTGTCGAGGGTGGACCTGATGGCATCTTTGGCGGTTCAAATTTTATCTCACCTGGGCAATCATACAAATTTACTTTTACACAAACTGGTCAATTCCCGTACTATTGTCTGATTCATCCTTGGATGACTGGAACAGTATTTGTCACAGATGGGGCCAAAATCATTAATCAAGTTGGAAAGACAGTAGGCGATGGTTCTACGACATTTAACGTAGAGTATTTTTCTGACAGACTTCTTGCTGTGAGTGCAATTGATGAGGGCCAAAAATCAATCACGTTTGAGATAGTTGGAAACGCTAAATCCGACGATGAAACACTGAAAATTAAATTGCCTTCTGATCTAATTGATGGTCCGTTTGTGATTTTTATTGACGGAAAAAAGATCACTAACTTTGAAGATACAGATGAAAGCGACATCTCCACAGTAACCGTTTTGCTGCCAAACGATGCAAAACTGCTCACAATAATAGGAACGTCTGTTGTACCTGAATTTGGAGTCATGTCAATTGTGATACTTGCAGTTGCTACCACAGTTATCATGCTTGCAAGCCAAAAATCTGGATTTAAAATAAAACTCTGATCGAAATCATTTTAAATTTATGAACATGTGAAATTTGTTTACCTGTTTTTTTATACTTTAGCAAACTATCTCAAAAGTGATTGGAAAGCACTGGTAATATCCAACAATTCACAAATCCACAAATCATTGAAAAAATTCAATATTTCATAGACACCAATAAAGGTGATGTTGGGAGGCTTTATCACATTTTAGAACATTTCAAACAAAACAAACCACTTTATCAATCTGACAAAAATTATTTAGAAAGCAAGCTCAGCGTATCCTTTGAAATAATTGATGAGAAAAAACCAAACGACAATCCCGTCCTCTCAAAGATTCAATTGCTGATAAGCGCTGAAACCGGCGACCCTGGAAGATTGCAGCACATCTATGACATGATATATCAAAACAAACCACTTTATCATTCTGATCAAGTATACCTTGAAAGCAAACTCAATGAACAGGATCCTCCCGAAAATATAGTTACAAAATTAGAATATTCTAAAAACCGTTACTCTGCTCCAAAAGAGACAGTCTTTGAGGCAAAACCTCCTGCAAAGCCTCAAATTCAAAAATTACGAGGCTCAATGCCAAAGGACTGGTCTCCTCCAGAAAGCAATTCAAACGAGCTTACTGGAATATATGAAAAAATAAAAACCGAAGAAGAACTGCTTGCAGAAAAGAAAAAAGAACACGACCAACTCCAACTGCAACGCTCAAAACTATCTCAGCTTATCTTAAACAGAAAGGACTATGAAAAACAAGTCTTACTTGAAAAAACTCTGCTTGAATCTCAAATAAAAGAAGAACATCTCAGCATTCAAAATCAGACAAAGCTATCTGAGCAAATTATTTCACAGAAAGCCGAACTAGAACAAGTAAAGTCTGAAAGAAATGAACTGATGAAGAAAATTTCAGTTGATAAAGAAAAGATAGCAAAAGACTTGGAGTTTCAAAAGAAACAACTTCTCCAGACAAAACTAGAGCAAGAAGAGATTGACAAGCAGATAAAAAACGAACAGATTCAGCTTGCTAAAATGGCCGAAGAGCAAAAATCAAATCTGCTCAAACAATCCAAACTAGCACATGAAATAAATGAAAAGCAAGGATATCTGGAAAAGACCAAAAAAGAATACGAAGACATCGTATCTCAGGTAAACATTGAAAAAAGTAAACTAGTTGAATGTGAAAAACTAAAAAAACTAATTGCCTCTCAGGAAAAAGATCTGGTAAAAGCACAAAAAGAACGACTAAAGATAAACCAGATAATATCAAAAGAGAAAGAAAACATTGCCAAAAAGACAAAAGAGGAACAGGCAAAACTAAAGCAGCAAAGCATCCTTGCAAAACAGCTAGCGTCTGAAAAAAAGAATCTAGAAAAAATAAAACTGGAACGAAAAAAAGTTGAAGAAAAGATCAAAAAATTAAAGCCAGCAAAGAAAACAAGAGCATCCAGTAAGAAAGCAAAGGCAAAACCTGCCAATTCTGAGCCTAAAATAGCAAAATCTACTGAAAACACAGATTCAACCTAGACTGTTTGTATCTAATCAAGATTCACAATCATGTCGCCCAATGTTAATCACTTCTTTGAATTAAACTAATTTTGAATTGTCTTTGTAAAATGAAGTTGCTTGTCGCATTGGTATTCTTGTCGTTTAGTATAATTCCTGTTGCATACGGTTCTGAAATTACTGGCACTCCTAAGATGGAAGTGTTTGGTCCTAATGACTGGATTACTGTTTTTGTAGATGTTGACGGATATGCTGGCGGTTCTGTTGAATGGACTGCAACTCAACCTGATGGCAAAGTAATTACTGGCTCTCTTCCAAGCTTACAAGCATCAAAGGCAACACACAACATTATTCGAACGGCATTTGATAATCAGTTCGGTAATTGGACAATTCAGTACAATTACAAAGACACTCAAAAAACACTTGGCGTTTTTGTTGAACCATTGGATGTAAAAATCACTACTGACAAAGATACCTATGGCAAATTTGATAAAGCAATTATGAAATTTTCTACAAACTATTACGAGCCAAGTGCATCAAAAGCTGAAACTTTGCATGTAAAAATTCTAGATGATAACGGCTCTCCTGCAAAACTAGTTGAGGAATATAAAACCAAAGTATCGCAAGCAAGTATCGTAGAAGTCTTTTCAATGGATAACTTGCTAAAACACAATCCTTCTGGAACTTATCACATAGTTGCAAAATATTATTCAGTAGAAGTCGATGTTCCATTTACTGCTTCAAGTGTAAACGCAGAGACCAACATCTTCATGGGCAGTGACAAAAACCTCTATGATCCTGGAGACCCAGTTGAAATCAACATAGTTGTGCCTGAGATTTCACTAAATTCTGGAGTTTTGACAATAACATATCCGTCTGGAAAGACAAACACCACAACTATCTCCCCAGTTACTCCATTGAACCGAATAACATTTGACGATGTTACGACATCTGAGATTGGAACTTTTACTGCCAAATTTGTATATGGCCCAAACATTGTAACAAAAACTTTTGACGTACTTGCAGAGACACTTGAAAAACCAATGTACAAATCTGAAAACATTGAAGACACAGTTGCAATTCCACAATGGGTCAGAAACAATGCTGATTGGTGGTCTAAAAACCAAATCACAGATTATGATTTTAAAAATGCCTTACAATACATGATAAGAGAAAATATTATTGTAATTCCTGTTTTGCCTAGCTCTGATTCTCCTGTGACTGAAATTCCAGGATGGATCAAAAACAATGCAAAATTCTGGGTAAATGGTGAAATCACAGATCAAGAGTTTGCAAAGAGCATCGCATTTCTAGTAACCTCAGGTATTATCAAAATCTAAAACACTTCAATAGCTTATATTTGCCAAACTAACTTGGCATCGTAATGGTTGCTAAAAAACCAAATCTGCTAAAAATCGTTGAATCCATGATTAACTTGGATCCAAAAATGAGATTTGCTGCAATCATTGATCAAAAGGGAAACATCAGGGAAGCAATTATGAAGAGCGGAAAGACCTCACTAAAAACCCAAAAAGAAGAGGAGCATTTTTGCAAGCAGGTTGCTCAAAGAAGAAAGATGAGACAGGAGTTTAATCGAACTTTGGGAAAGGTTCGATATGTTCACGTTGAAAGAGAAAAAGTAACACAGATGGTAACCTATACTAGAAGAAATATCGTATATTTTACAATGGAGCCTGAAATGCCAACTAACACTAAAATCCGAATCATCACAAAAATTAAAAAAATCACAGCTCATCTTTAATTTCAATACGTTCACATTTTGCTAAATGACTCTCAAAAAATACATCATAGATTCAAAGATGTTTGAGTATGATCGCCATTACCGGGAGTGTCAGCAGAGCAATCAGCCGTTTATCAAAGCCAAAATAAATCCGATAAATGGGAATTATCATGTCCAAATTGACATGATGCCATGCGATTACGAGTTTACAGTTGACGGGGAAAAACAGCTCAAGAAATTATTTGATGACGAGGTTTTGTTTCTAAAATCATATCCGAAAAATTCGTTTAGTGGCAGCAGCATCAATAAAGAACTGTCCTGGTTTGATGGCGTCCTGCCTGACCGGTTGATTTTATTTTGTGAAAAACTATACGACATATCTCAGAATTATCGCGGATAGATTATTTACACTAATATTGAAATTTGATAAGAGCAATTCATGTCAAAACCAATCAAAATTTTAATTGACGAGATGGATGATGGATGGGATGACAAGTTACGCAAGTTGGGATACGATGCATACAGCGTAAAGAAGCTTCGCAGTGACGGCCTAAAACTGCGTACCGATTATTCTGTGATTAATTATGCAAAGGAAAACGACATGATCCTAATTACACGTGATACTGAAAGCGGTCAGGCATGTGAAGAAAATGATTTACCATTCATACTACTTGACAATGAAGAGATTTTCAAGATAGTAGTTGACAAATTAAAAAATATTTGATCAGTTTACGCTCTCTGTTCCTATCTGAGATATCCTTAGATTTCCTATTACCTCATTTAGAAACTCTTCTTCTGGCTGATGTACAATTATCTCCATCATTCCCTCCCAGCAATCACTGATCTTTCTTGTAATTTGCGAGAACATTCTATCTTTTTTAAATGTGGGATAGTGTGACAATAGTTTCATTACTCCATCAATTGATTGTACAATGTGGATAAGATGAATTATTGTTCGCAGTCTTTCTTGAAACTCTAATTTGTTTTGCTCAATTATTTGTTTGAACTCTTTTATGTCCTCAAAAATTATCTCGATCTCTTTATGCACGCCTTTGAGCTGATTGTTTACAGTCTCTGATATGTTGATTATTTGATATTCGATATGGGACTTGCTGTACATCTTTTTTTCCACCTCCCCTGATTCTACAAGCAAACTGATTTCACGATGAACCATCTTTTCATTTCCAACTCTTTTTATCACTCTGCTTGTAAGCTCGGTTCCACGAATCTTTCCACTCTCGTTTAACACACGTAAAATTTCAGTTCTAATAATATCTGAGTCCATATTTTTCTTGGATTAAACTCATTCACTTAAACGTACAAGTGTCTCTTGTGGCTATCTAGGATCATCTGTTGTACTTTTCTAAAACCTTGGACTCGCCGTCTTTTTTTAGCTCTTCAATCAGATCTTCTAAAATTTTAATCCCGTTTATGATTGGTTCCTTGTCTAGTTTTTTGTTTTCTAGCTTTTGCTTTAGCACCATCTTTTCATTGTGTATAAAACTCAAAAGGCTAACCCTGCCCTGTATATTCAAGTTAATGTAAAATTTCACATAGTCATTTGTGGTCTTTATGCCCATGTTTTTGATGATTTTTTCTACTATTTGATTTGTTGTTCTAAATCCTGAGGTTAATGGTGCGTCTATGTGTACTATGAAAAACATACAGAATCTTATCTTTATGAAATATTTCTTACTGTTATGCCAGAATTGGAATATGATGTTTTAAATTCCCTAAGGGAATCAACTGACAGAAAAATTGAACGACTAGAAAAGAGAATAGAAGATTTGCACCTGTACATAGGTAATCTTAATGAGCGACTAAATTATCTAAACGAAAAAATTGCTGACTAGTCTTCTTTTTAATTTATTTTTCATGCATCTGAATATTGCGACAATATGACAGGTTTATTTACAATTTCACCTGTAATGTATTATGGACACATGTGATATTAGGACTCGTGCATACAAAAATGGAAAAACTTTTGCAGAGTGCAGAGAAATTGCAGAGTCTATGAATCCGTCATTTAAAGAACATATTGAAAAAAATGGTAAAGTTATGTGGACTGAAATTTTGGAAAAAGTTGATCATGACGAACTAATTTACAAACTGACATTAAAGTATCTCAGACGAGATGGATACGACATTGGAAATCATAAAATTCCTGAAGTAAAAAAATTTATTTCGTAGAATCTATTTTACAGCTGCCATCTGGGTTTCTGAGTTTTCTTGCCATTATTATTGGCGTTACAAATAACACTGGGATGGATATTGCAATGAAAAATGTTTGCAGCTGTGACAATGCAATGGATAGTGCAATGCCACTAGCAGTTCCGACAAATACTGATAGAAACGTACCTGCACATGTTGGGCATGCAATGAACAATCCTGCAGCTGCACCTATTGTGCTTGCACCTCTTCCTTTTTTTGATATTGTATATGCGCTAACTGCAATTGACATGTTCAATCCGACCAAGTATGATACTACTAGTTGAAGCACCAAGTTGATTGGTAAAATTTGCAATCCTACATGCTCTGTTAGATATATTATGACTTTGGGCATGTATCCAAATTGATCACAGCAAGGAGCAACAAACCCTGAAGGTATGGTTGCACCATAATGTGTGATGAAATTTACTTCTGGCTGATACACAAGTGTTCCTGATATCAAAGAAAAGAAAATTCCATATGTGATAAATGTGACTAGAAAAATTTTTCTTGATTTGGAATTCCATGTGGTAATTGCAATTATTGACAAAATATCAGTTCCATTTTTTCGCACTTTTTCTTTATGATACATGTACAACCCGTATGCTATTGCTCCAAACGCTGCAAGCAGTATGATGTAAAACCCATATGCTATTCTTTGAATTGTATCCATCGCATC
This window encodes:
- a CDS encoding nuclear transport factor 2 family protein, which codes for MSNIDLIKKFYDAFKNKDTEKYPLFCDEKIEWITMDGMPNGGRYVGLEAIFGDYFPGMLKNFSEFHAVTEQFLDAADNVIVIGRYQGISKKGNKFDIPFSHVYQIKDNKIMQFRQFTDTKKIHDSLV
- a CDS encoding PEFG-CTERM sorting domain-containing protein; this translates as MNIMLLIFVMIISSVSFSSAAFAASYDINMPTGSASPDAPFFWQNEKSGLATGDIDIFVGDTVVWQNADTAKHTITSGTVEGGPDGIFGGSNFISPGQSYKFTFTQTGQFPYYCLIHPWMTGTVFVTDGAKIINQVGKTVGDGSTTFNVEYFSDRLLAVSAIDEGQKSITFEIVGNAKSDDETLKIKLPSDLIDGPFVIFIDGKKITNFEDTDESDISTVTVLLPNDAKLLTIIGTSVVPEFGVMSIVILAVATTVIMLASQKSGFKIKL
- a CDS encoding DUF6659 family protein; amino-acid sequence: MVAKKPNLLKIVESMINLDPKMRFAAIIDQKGNIREAIMKSGKTSLKTQKEEEHFCKQVAQRRKMRQEFNRTLGKVRYVHVEREKVTQMVTYTRRNIVYFTMEPEMPTNTKIRIITKIKKITAHL
- a CDS encoding DUF5615 family PIN-like protein — protein: MSKPIKILIDEMDDGWDDKLRKLGYDAYSVKKLRSDGLKLRTDYSVINYAKENDMILITRDTESGQACEENDLPFILLDNEEIFKIVVDKLKNI